GACGAGTGATGACCAACGATCTTGGTGGTGCGCGGGCGCTCGTGGGACACGATTGCGCACCCTGGGTCCGTTGGGAAACCACACGACACAAATGTGACTTGCGCCACTAAAAAAATAGTGGCAAAAACGGTCCTAAGCGACAGTCAGAGCGGGATCTCCTCCAACAGGTCCGTCACCATCGCCGCGATCGGCGAGCGCTCCGAACGGCTGAGCGTGACATGCGCGAACAGGGGATGCCCCTTCAGCGCCTCGATGACGGCGGTCACCCCGTCGTGCCGCCCCACCCGGAGGTTGTCCCGCTGCGCCACGTCGTGGGTGAGCACCACCCGGGAGCCCTGGCCGATCCGGGACAGGACGGTGAGCAGAACCCCCCGCTCCAGCGACTGCGCCTCGTCCACGATGACGAACGCGTCGTGCAGGCTGCGGCCCCGGATGTGGGTCAGCGGCAGCACCTCCAACATGCCCCGGGAGGTGACCTCATCCAGCACGTTCTCGTGCACCACCGCGCCCAGGGTGTCGAAGACCGCCTGGGCCCAGGGCGACATCTTCTCCGTCTCCGAGCCGGGCAGGTAGCCCAACTCCTGGCCACCGACGGCGTACAGCGGGCGGAACACGATCACCTTCTTGTGCCGGCGGCGCTCCATCACCGCCTCCAGGCCCGCGCAGAGCGCCAGGGCCGACTTCCCGGTGCCGGCCCGGCCACCGAGCGAGACGATCCCGACCGACTCGTCGAGGAGCAGATCCAGGGCGATCCGCTGCTCCGCCGAACGCCCGCGCAGGCCGAACGCGTCCCGGTCGCCCCGAACCAGTCGTACGGTCTTGTCGGGCAGAACCCGGCCCAGCGCCGAGCCGTTACCGGAGTGCAGGACCAGCCCGGTGTGACAGGGCAGGCCGGCCGCCTCGTCCAGGTCGAGCGTCTCGCCGGCGTACAGCCGACCGACCTGTTCCTCGGCGACCTCCAACTCGGCCATGCCCGTCCAGGTCGGGTCGCTCGCCTGTCCGTGCCG
The nucleotide sequence above comes from Micromonospora pallida. Encoded proteins:
- a CDS encoding PhoH family protein is translated as MTTRRTPAGGDQTPAATTTTRRTTRSRRAATGAAEPGEPRPEVFVLDTSVLLSDPAAFHRFAEHEVVLPLVVISELEGKRHHPELGWFARQSLRMLDELRITHGRLDQPVPANDQGGTLRVELNHTDDTVLPPGFRTESNDARILAVALNLAAEGRRVTLVSKDMPLRVKAAAVGLRADEYRHGQASDPTWTGMAELEVAEEQVGRLYAGETLDLDEAAGLPCHTGLVLHSGNGSALGRVLPDKTVRLVRGDRDAFGLRGRSAEQRIALDLLLDESVGIVSLGGRAGTGKSALALCAGLEAVMERRRHKKVIVFRPLYAVGGQELGYLPGSETEKMSPWAQAVFDTLGAVVHENVLDEVTSRGMLEVLPLTHIRGRSLHDAFVIVDEAQSLERGVLLTVLSRIGQGSRVVLTHDVAQRDNLRVGRHDGVTAVIEALKGHPLFAHVTLSRSERSPIAAMVTDLLEEIPL